From the genome of Papaver somniferum cultivar HN1 chromosome 2, ASM357369v1, whole genome shotgun sequence, one region includes:
- the LOC113348276 gene encoding coiled-coil domain-containing protein 25-like produces the protein MVFYFKARPDVGDFTIFMGLDKHENEELIKYGFPEDIWFHVDKMSSAHVYVRMKKGQTIDDISEGLLEDCAQLVKANSIQGNKVNNVDVVYTPWYNLKKTASMDVGQIGFHNSKMVRTVRVEKRINEVVNRLNKTKVERTPDLKAEREAVNAAERAERKLQLRDKKRREEMERLDKERQAEIRSYKGLMVSEKMTSNKQIASASKSLQELEDDFM, from the exons ATGGTGTTTTACTTCAAAGCTCGACCAGATGTTGGTGATTTCACCATCTTTATGGGCTTAGATAAGCACGAAAACGAAGAGCTCATCAAATATGGATTCCCTGAAGATATTTG GTTCCATGTGGATAAAATGTCATCAGCCCATGTTTACGTCAGAATGAAGAAGGGTCAGACAATAGACGATATAAGTGAAGGTTTACTTGAGGACTGTGCTCAGCTTGTAAAAGCAAATTCCATCCAAG GCAACAAGGTGAATAATGTGGATGTTGTGTACACCCCCTGGTACAATTTGAAGAAAACTGCGTCCATGGATGTTGGCcaaattggttttcataattctaagATG GTTCGCACTGTAAGAGTAGAAAAGCGCATAAATGAGGTAGTTAATAGATTGAACAAGACCAAGGTGGAAAGGACCCCAGATTTAAAAG CTGAGCGAGAAGCAGTTAATGCAGCTGAAAGGGCAGAGAGGAAGCTACAGCTGAGAGACAAG AAACGCCGTGAGGAAATGGAAAGGCTCGATAAGGAGAGGCAAGCAGAGATAAGGAGCTACAAGGGTCTCATGGTGTCGGAAAAGATGACATCTAACAAACAAATTGCGTCAGCAAGCAAGTCCCTGCAAGAGCTTGAAGACGATTTCATGTGA
- the LOC113348275 gene encoding probable 6-phosphogluconolactonase 4, chloroplastic — MGSSSLTASSYANLRTFSIQHQSSSNLSFSSSIQRLIPIRINSFLRSNKVNLISTSSSRIRRPAKWKLQSSSMADITSSSEKKEHHKKEIFENEELLSISLAKYIADLSEKFVKERGSFTVTLSGGSLIKSLRKLAEAPYVDSIDWAKWHVLWLDERVVPKDHADSNYKLAYDGLLSKVPIPPGQVYAINDALSAEGAADDYETCLKHLVNTGILAVSAASGFPKFDLQLLGMGPDGHVASLFPGHPLLNEKERWATFIKDSPKPPPERITLTFPVINSSAYNAIVLVGAGKSAIVAKAWGKDKSSDLLPVEMVTAEDEFTWFMDKEAASKL; from the exons atgggttcttcttctttaactgcTTCCTCCTACGCTAACTTGCGCACGTTCTCAATTCAACACCAATCATCGTCGAATCTTTCATTTTCATCATCAATCCAACGGTTGATTCCAATCAGAATAAATTCATTTCTTCGATCAAACAAAGTAAACCTAATTTCAACAAGCAGTAGTAGAATTCGAAGACCTGCTAAGTGGAAACTCCAGTCATCTTCAATGGCGGATATTACTAGTTCTAGTGAGAAGAAAGAACATCATAAGAAAGAGATTTTTGAGAATGAAGAACTTTTGTCGATCTCTTTAGCGAAATATATAGCTGATTTATCTGAGAAATTTGTTAAAGAAAGAGGTTCTTTTACTGTTACTCTCTCTGGTGGTTCTCTCATCAAATCTCTCAG GAAGTTGGCGGAAGCACcatatgttgattcaattgattgGGCAAAATGGCATGTCCTATGGCTAGACGAGAGAGTTGTTCCTAAGGATCACGCTGATAGTAATTATAAGCTTGCTTATGATGGGCTTCTCTCTAAG GTTCCTATTCCTCCTGGTCAAGTTTATGCTATAAACGATGCACTCTCTGCTGAAGGTGCCGCTGATGATTATGAGACCTGCCTGAAGCATTTGGTTAATACCGGTATCTTGGCTGTATCAGCTGCTAGTGGGTTCCCAAAATTTGATCTCCAGTTGCTAGGGATGGGCCCAGATGGTCATGTAGCATCTCTATTTCCTGGACATCCTCTTCTTAATGAGAAGGAACGATGGGCTACCTTCATTAAGGACTCACCAAAACCTCCACCAGAGAGAATTACTTTAACTTTCCCTGTGATAAACTCGTCCGCATATAATGCTATTGTGCTGGTTGGAGCTGGTAAATCTGCCATAGTCGCGAAAGCATGGGGCAAAGATAAAAGCTCGGATTTGCTTCCTGTTGAAATGGTTACAGCTGAAGATGAATTTACCTGGTTTATGGACAAAGAAGCGGCATCAAAGCTGTAA
- the LOC113353660 gene encoding la protein 1-like gives MATHSLDEETAAKVLRQVEFYFSDINLPRDGFLKNSISESEDGMISLGLICSFSRMRNHLGLAGDVKTEDVSEDTVKSVAEILRKSTVLRVSEDGNKVGRSTELSGLEEVVEQLDIRTIAVSPFEHGVTLEEVESFFTQYGKVTSVRLPRHVGDKRFFCGTALIEFSTEEDAANVLPKSLLYGGAELELTPKKDFDAAREILSAEVEKSRLLRGSHKNDSEENSGYPKGLVISFKLKHKSGEHTADKNGSHEAANGNGDACEKGKEDNVTDKGTNQGEEKSSENVEKEEGKGKGAENVSEGTKENASDREKLSAAFNKDNKDVVLREDIKNLLQQFGTVRFIDFKMGDESGYVRFEEPEAGQKARAAAVLAEEGGLIVKNYIAFFEAVVGDAEKEYWSLLRGGQDKRWESKGNRGRGGRGGFRGGRHNGKHNRSRDSYSSDGRSNKAQRV, from the exons ATGGCAACCCATTCATTAGATGAAGAAACAGCAGCTAAAGTCCTTCGTCAG GTAGAGTTTTATTTCAGTGATATTAATCTACCCAGAGATGGATTTCTCAAAAACTCAATCAGTGAGAGTGAAGATGGAA TGATCAGCTTAGGGCTGATTTGTTCTTTTTCTCGGATGAGAAATCATTTAGGTTTAGCTGGGGATGTGAAAACGGAAGATGTATCGGAAGATACAGTTAAGTCTGTAGCCGAAATACTTAGAAAATCGACTGTCTTAAGGGTTTCTGAAGATG GGAACAAGGTTGGTAGGAGTACCGAGCTTTCTGGATTGGAAGAGGTTGTAGAGCAATTAGACATAAGAACAATTGCTGTATCACCTTTTGAGCATGGTGTTACACTTGAGGAAGTAGAATCGTTCTTCACTCAATACGGCAAG GTAACTAGCGTAAGGTTACCTCGTCATGTTGGAGATAAAAGGTTTTTTTGCGGTACTGCTCTGATTGAGTTTTCAACAGAGGAAGATGCTGCTAATGTTTTACCCAAAAGCTTGCTTTATGGGGGTGCTGAGTTAGAACTAACACCAAA AAAAGATTTTGACGCTGCAAGGGAAATACTAAGTGCAGAGGTTGAAAAATCTCGGCTTCTTAGAGGTTCACATAAAAATGACTCCGAAGAGAACTCTGG GTATCCGAAAGGTTTAGTGATTTCATTTAAGTTGAAGCATAAATCAGGAGAACACACTGCAGACAAAAATGGCAGCCACGAGGCAGCTAACGGTAATGGAGATGCTTGTGAGAAAGGAAAGGAAGATAATGTCACTGACAAGGGCACTAATCAGGGTGAAGAGAAAAGCTCTGAGAATGTTGAGAAGGAAGAAGGTAAAGGAAAAGGTGCGGAAAATGTCAGTGAAGGAACTAAAGAGAACGCATCAGATAGAGAAAAACTGTCAGCTGCTTTCaacaaagacaacaaagatgtcGTGTTGCGTGAGGATATAAAGAATCTACTTCAACAATTTGGAACTGTTAGG TTTATTGACTTCAAAATGGGGGACGAGTCAGGATATGTGCGTTTTGAAGAGCCAGAAGCGGGTCAGAAAGCTCGTGCTGCAGCTGTGCTCGCTGAAGAAGGTGGTCTGATAGTGAAAAATTATATCGCTTTCTTCGAAGCTGTTGTCG GTGATGCTGAAAAAGAGTATTGGAGCTTACTTCGTGGGGGTCAAGATAAGCGCTGGGAAAGTAAAGGCAACCGCGGGAG GGGTGGTAGAGGAGGCTTCAGAGGAGGGAGACACAATGGCAAACACAATCGCTCCAGGGATAGTTACTCTTCTGATGGACGCTCAAATAAAGCTCAGAGGGTGTAG
- the LOC113353661 gene encoding dynein light chain LC6, flagellar outer arm-like, with amino-acid sequence MLEGKAHIEDTDMPIKMQIQAMTCASHALDLYDVFDCKSIASHIKKEFDRIYGEGWQCVVGSNFGCYFTHSKGTFIYFALETLNILIFKGSSSATSLSP; translated from the exons ATGTTGGAAGGGAAAGCACATATAGAAGACACAGACATGCCAATAAAGATGCAGATCCAAGCCATGACTTGTGCTTCTCATGCACTTGATCTCTATGATGTCTTTGATTGCAAATCCATTGCTTCTCACATCAAAAAG GAATTTGACAGGATATATGGGGAAGGATGGCAATGTGTAGTTGGTTCAAACTTTGGTTGTTACTTCACTCACTCCAAGGGGACTTTCATATATTTTGCATTAGAGACTCTCAATATTCTCATTTTTAAAGGTTCTTCTTCAGCTACCTCCCTTTCCCCTTGA